The window CACCGCAACACTTTCGAGCGGCGTCGTGCCGTCCTTGAGAACCACTTGTTCGGCACCTGTGGTCGTGTCGTACACGCGGGTGGTCCCGTCCTTGCCAGCGGTCACGACCCTCTTGCCGTCCGGCGCGAACGCGACGGCCGTGACCCAGTCGGCGTGCCCGCGGAGGGTGTGGATTCTGGTTCCCTGGTCCACGTCCCACAGGCACGTGGTCCGGTCCAGTGACGCCGTCGCGACGAGCTTGCCGTTCGGGCTGAAGGCGACCGCGTTGATCGGTCCGGTGTGTTCGCGGAGGACACTCTTCAACTTCCCGGTCGCGGCTTCGTAGAGCTTGACCGTCCGGTCCCACCCGCCGGCCGCGACGACCTTCCCGTCCGGCGACACGTCGACCGCCCGGATTCCGTCCTCCTGGGGTAGCCACACTCGCGGCTTGCCGGTCACGATGTCCCAGAGGGCGATCGTGCCGAATTTCTTTTCGTCGCCGCCGCCCGTTACCAGTGTGGTGCCGTCCGGCGTAAACGCGACCGCCCACCCGGACCCGATCGGCTTGCCGCCGCTCGTGGCCGGCGGGTCGTTCGGGGAGGCCGGTAGTGGGGTTTCGCGTGGCTTCTCCGGAACGGCGTCCGCGGTCGGGTCGACAACCGGCTGGCGGGCCGACAGCCGCACGACCCCGCCGCTCACGAGGCAGACGGCCAGGACCAGGAGAGCGGTTCGGATTTTTTGCACGAACATGGCGCGCAACCCCTCTTTCGCCAGTTGAACGACCGGGGCCGCGATGTCGAATTCGTGCCCGTGGGCGAATCGGGCAGCCGCGGCCGCGATGGCGGCCGGGTCAGCCATCGACCGGCCGGCCGCCACCACGCACAGCCCCAGGGCGAGTGTGACGCCGCGACTGGCGAGCCGCGAACGCAACAACTCGCGGCCGCGGTCGAGCCTCCGGCGGAACGTCCCCTTGGACCACCCGAGCCGCGCGGCGGCCTCGTCTTGCGTGAGTTCTTCGAGGTAGCACAGGACGACCGGCCCGCGAAACCGGTCGGAGAGGCGGTGAATCTCTTCGTCCAGTACGGCCGCCAGTTCGCGCACGGCGGCCGCGTGCGGCGTGGGGTCGGGCAATGGGGTGGGTGGCGTGGGTGTGACGGGCCGACGAGCCAGTTTGCGCCGCTGCCGACCGGCCACCCGCCACGTCACCCCGTAGAGCCAGCTCGCGACCGACTCGCGGCGCCCGATCGTGGCCGCCTTGCGCGCCAGAATGAGAAATACGGCCTGGCAGACGTCTTCGGCGAGGTGGGCGTCGTGGAGCGCGCGGCGGGCCAGCCCGAAAACCAACGGGCCGTGCCGGCGGACGAGAGCCTCGAACGCTTGCTGGTCGTGGTCGTCTGCGAAGCGGGCAAGCAGGGCGTGGTCCGCGGCGTCATCGTCCGACGCGCCGGCCGACCGGCGGACTTGACCCAGCACGGCGTTCATGGCAGTTCGGCCCATGCGCACCCCCACTTCGATACCGCAACCCGTCACTCACATAGTGACATTGGGTCGCGGAGAGTGCGCAAAATTTTTGAGACTTCTTGCGGAAGGCGACGGCAGACTCGATGTCTGGGATTGGGTCTACTGCATCAGGTGGCGGTCCCGGCCTCGATCAAAGTCTTCAGGTCGTACCGGAGCAAGTCACCGACGCCGTCGACGGTGACGTCCGCGGGGGGATAGGTCACCAGCACTACGGGGTCGTGGGCGTAGTGGCCCTGGCGCGGGAAGACGGTGGTCAGCCGGTTGCCCCAGATCTTCTTCACCGCGGTCAGGATGCGCAGCTTGTCGTCCACCAGAACGTAGTGGGCCGCCGGATACCGCTTCGCCACGTCGTCCAGGTCTTGTTCCTTGTGGATGTAAATGAGGGCGTTGCCGTCGAGGGCTTTAAACAACCCGGAACGCTCGATCTTGCGCGGCTGGAACACCACGTCGCCGTCGGACAGGATGGTGGTCTTTCCCCACCCGCGGAATCGCGCGATCACGTCCAGCGCGCCGGGGAACAGCCGGTCCGCGAACGGGTACGCCAGCAAATAGTAACTGACTTCCAGGAAGTGCGGGTCGTGAGGGTTCTCGACCCGATACCGCTGCAGCGCACCGAGGTAGTCCGCGTAGCCGAGTTCATCGCGCAAGTTTTCAAAGATCGCCCAATACCGCTCCTGGCGCTCGGCCCCGAACACCTGCGTCATGTGAGCCCGCAGGTCGGCGACGACGCGGTCGTTGTCGAGAAGCGTGTTGTCGACGTCGAGCAGGAAGACCACGGGGGCTGGTTGGGTCACGGGGACGCCTCCTGAGCGGCGGGGTCGTGCCAGCCGCCTTCGGGCGCCAGTCGCTCGACGGCTTCGGCCGGCCCCCAGGTGTTCGGCTCGTACTCGTGCAACGGTGTCACATTCTCCAGCACCGGGTCGACGACCCGCCAGGCGGCCTCGACGGAGTCCGCGCGGGCGAAGAGGCCGCCGTCGCCGTTGGCGGCGTCACCGAGGAGCCGCTCGTAAGGTTGCATCTCGTCGGGTTGCTGGTGGTGGGCGATCAGTTCGGTCGGCTCCCCCACCATGCACTCGCCCGGCTTCTTCACCTTGGCGCCCATCGCCACCACGACCTCGGGGCTGAACCGGAAGCGGTGGTAAGTGGCCAAGCCCAGGTCGCGGTCGTCCAGCACGGGCCGCTCCGGCCGCCGGTATCGGACCACCGCCTCCGTCGCCGTGACCGGCAGGCACTTCCCCGCGCGGACGAAGAACGGCACTCCGGACCACCGGTCGTTGTCGATGGTAAAGCGGAGGGCCGCGAACGTCTCGACTTCCGAGTTCGGGGCCACGCCCGGTTCACTCCGGTAACCGCGGAACTGACCGCGAATGACGTCGTTCGGGGTGAGCGTCCGGACCGCCTGGAGCAACCGCCCGCGCTCGTCGCGGTGGGCCTCGTGGCTCTGGCCGGACGGGCATTCCATCGCGAGGCACGCGATTACCTGGAGCATGTGGTTTTGCACCACGTCGCGGATCGCGCCCGCCTCCTCGTAAAACTTGCCGCGGCCGGCGACGCCGAAGTGTTCGGCCATCGTGATCTGCACGCTCTCGATGTGCTTGTGGTCCCAGCTGGCCTCGACGACCGGATTGGCGAAGCGAAAGTAGATCAGGTTCTGGACCGGTTCCTTGCCCAGGTAGTGGTCGATGCGGAAAATACTTTCTTCCGGGAAGAACCGCCGGAGCGTGGTGTTGAGTTCCTGGGCGGAGGCGAGGTTACGGCCGAAGGGCTTCTCCACGATCACACGGGCGTTCTTCACACCATCGACCTTCGCCAACCCCTCGGCGACGGTGGCGAACAGACTGGGCGGGATGGCCAGGTAATAGAGCGGCCGTTGCGCGCTTCCGAGGGCCTGGCGGATCTGGCTGAAGGTCGCCGGGTCGGCGTAGTCGCCGTCGATGTAGTTCAGCCGCGAGCAGAGTTTGTCGTAAGCCGACTGGTTCAGCCCGCCGTGTTTTTCGAGGCTGTCTTTGGCCCGGGCCTTGAGTTGGTCGAGGTTCCAGCCGGATTTGGCGACGCCGATGATCGGCATGTCGAGGTGGCCGCGGCGGACGAGCGACTGAAGTGCGGGAAAGATCTGCTTGTAAGCCAAGTCGCCGGTGGCGCCGAAAAAAACGAACGCATCAGAACGGGCGGCGGCCATCACGCTTCTCCTGTCGGGTCAGCCCTTCTCTCTTAGTCTCTGAGCGGGAAGGGTGGCCAGCCTTTTGAAACTCTCCACGATCTCGCGGCGCGGGCAGGCGCGGACCCTTCTGCTTTGTATACGCGCAAGCGGAGTCGGGGAGTGGGACCGCGCGCAGCGAGCCACGACAAGCGGCCGGCCTCGCACCGTGGCGAGACCGGCCGTTCGGTGACGTGTCAGTCAACCGGCGGGGGCGGCGGGGCTCCGCGCCCGCCCGGAGGCGGGGGGGGTGAATTCAGCCGGCCGGGGCCGTCTCTTGGCGTTGGCGGCGGAATCTCGTCGCTTACGCGGGCGAGGTGTTCGCTCACGTGCGTCCACGCCTCGGCCGCCCGGGCCAACTCGGCCGCCCGGGGAAAGTCCTTCGCCTCGTAGGCCGAGCGGGCGGCGGCATAAGCTCGGGAGGCCGCTTCCATAAACTCGCGACCCCCCGGACCCCCCGGTGTGATCGCCTCGCCGATCCGATCCTTGGCGCGTTGGAGTTCCGTCCGGGCCGGTTCCCATGCCTCGCCCGGGAACGGCCCGTCCGGCGGAAGGGGCAAGTCCGGGTCGAGGGGTAGGGCCGCCGTCACCCAGTGCTTCACCCCGCGGGCGGCGTCCTGAGCCGCGGCCGCCCGTTCGCGGAAGCCCGGGCCAACCGCGTCGGAAGCCTGGACGGCGTCACGGTAGAGCCGCTTGGCCGATTCCAGATAACGCCGGGACTCCGCCTCGGCCGGTCCTTCCCCCTTCTTCTTCCCGGCCGGGCGGGTCATCGCCGAGACCTCGGTCAGGATGTCATAGGTCTTCTTCAGGTCGTCCTTGTGCTTGCCGCCCGGCCCGTCCTTCGGACCGAATTTTCCTTTGTCCTTACCTTTGCCTTTATCTTTCGGGTCTTCTTTCCCGCCCGGCTGGGCGACCAGTTCCGGCGACGTGCCGAGGACCGTCACCGCGAGTGCCGCACTAGCCAGGCACCCGCTGGTCAGGATTTTTGCCAAGATCGACATGCATTTCCTCCTTCGGAAAGCCGGCTTCCGGGAATGCTATCGTCACTCGTATTCCGTCGGCCGGACGATTCCTCGATTTGCAACCAGGGTGCCGGACGGTGCGAATTCAAAAGGCCCGTGCGTTAACAGATTGGCAGACCTGAGTTGCGTTCAAAGAATGTCAGTGGGATGCGTCGTTGGCGACTTGTGTTCCCGGTTGGTGGCAGTCGGTGGCCGGGAGATTCCCGCCCGTCGCGGGGGGATTGTGCCCAGCATCTTCACTCGTGAAGGCCGTACTGGCGGATCTTGTCGAACAGTTGCCGGCGGCTGATCCCGAGCACGCGGGCGGCCTGCGTGCGGTTCCACTTTTCCTGCTCCAACGCCTGGGCAATGACCCGGCGCTCGGTCTCGGCCAGCGCGTCCCGCAGGACCAACGAGCCAGGCGGAAGTGGTGACGGGGAAGCGGGCCCGGGACCTGGGTCGGCCGCCAGGTCGGCGACCGCGATCACCCGCCCGCGGGCCAGGATCGCGGCCCGGGCCAGTACGTTCTGCAGCTCGCGTACGTTCCCCGGCCACGGCCGCCGTGTCAATTCGGCCACGACCTCGGGTGAAAGCGACAGGTGTGGCCAGTGGTACTTCTGGGCCAACGCCCGGACGACGTGTTCGGCAATGAGCGGGATGTCTTCCCGGCGGTCGCGTAAGGGCGGAAGTTGAACGGGGACTACGTTCAGGCGGTAGAACAGGTCCTCGCGGAATTTCCCTTCGGCAATCCGAGCGGACAGGTCGCGGTTCGTCGCGGCGACGACCCTGACGTTGGATTTCAACGTCGACTCGCCACCGACCCGCTCGAACTGGCCGGTCTGGAGGACGCGGAGAAGTTTGGCCTGGAGATCGATGTCGAGTTCCCCGATCTCGTCCAGAAACAGGGTGCCGCCGTTGGCCTGCTCGAACCGCCCCCGGCGGGCCGCGACGGCGCCCGTGAACGCTCCCTTCTCGTGGCCGAACAACTCGCTCTCCAACAGGTGCGGACTGAGGGCGGCGCTGTTCACCTTGACGAACGGGCCGGCCGATCGGGGAGAGTTTCGGTGGACGGCGGTGGCCACCAGTTCTTTTCCGGTTCCGCTTTCCCCGACTACCAGCACGGGTTCGTCCGTCACTGCCACCCGGCCGATCAGTTTGAACACGGTCAACATGGACGGGTGGCGGCCGACCAACTCGTCGTCCCCCAGGTCTTCGGCCCCCGGGTCGACGGACAGCGCCCGCACCTGCTCGGCTAACGCCCGTTGGGTGAGCGCGCGGCGGACGGCGAACAGCACTTCGTCCAGGTCGAACGGCTTGGTGATGTAGTCGAAGGCCCCGAGTCGCATGGCCTCGATGGCAGGGCCGCTGCCGCCGAACGCGGTGACGACGACCACCGGCGTTTCCTCCAACCGGTCGGCGTGTCCGCGGAGGACAGCCATGCCGTCCTGCCCGGGCATCCGGAGGTCGAGTAGCGCCAGATCGACTGCCGGGTCGCGAAGGATCTCGGCTGCCTTCAGCCCGTCGGCCGCCTCCCGCACCTCGTACCCTTCCGTTCGGAGAAGGAGAGCCAGGTTGTAGCGGATCGTGTGGTCGTCGTCGGCGACGAGAATAGTCGCCCGCGGGCGGGTACTCATGATTTGCCCCCAGAATCCATTGCCGTCGTCCCCGGGAGGATGACGCGGAAGGTCGCCCCGACGAGTACGTCCGTGACGAGTTCGATCCGGCCGCCGTGCCGGGTGACGATTTCCCGGCAGACGGCCAACCCGAGCCCGGTCCCGTCGGGCCGGGTGGTGAAGAACGGCTCGAACAACCGGTCGCGGATGTCGGCCGGCACCCCCGGCCCGCTGTCGGCGACCGTCAATTCGACGCCTTCCGCGAACGAGCGGGTCCGACAGACGAGTCGGCCGCCGACCGGCATCACCTGGAGGGCGTTGTTCACCAGATTGAGCGCGACCTGACGTAGGGCTTGGGCCGATCCGGCGACCGGTTCCAGATCGGACGCCAGATCGGCTTCGATGCGTACACCCTGGCGTTCCGCCTGGGCGCGGGAAAGTTCGAGGGTTTCGGTCACAATGGCGTTCAGGTCCACTGAAAGTCGCTCTTCGTGCCCGGCGCGGGCGAATTGGAGTAGTTGGCCGACCAAATCATTAATCCGGTCGACGGCAGTGACGACGGCGTCCAGCGAGGCGGGCGTTCGTGTCTGGTCGGGGAACCGCTGCCAGAGTTGGACAGTTGACCGGATCGCGGCAAGAGGATTCCGTACCTCGTGGGCGACACCCGCCAGCAGGCGGCCCAGGGCAGCCAAGTGTTCGGCCTTTCGCAACTCGTCGGTGAGCTTCTCCCGTCGGGTTCGTTCCCGCTGGAGCGAGCGTGCCAGGTTGGCCGTTAGACCTAACGCCAGCAGGATGCCCACGAGGGCCAGGATGGTCGAGATCCGGTAACGCACGAGTTCTCGGCGCTGCTGGTCGGGGCCGGTCAAACGAACCATGACCCAGGCGGCTATCCGCGCGGGCCGCACGTCCCCAACGGCTGCCGTCGCCACCCCGACCCGGCTGGGGCCGATGTCGCGGACCTCGATCAGCGGCGGGTCCGAGACCGCGTGGGTCAACGATTCCCGAGCTTGCTGGCGGATTGAAGGGGTTTCTTTTGGCGGCGGGTCGCGGCGGCCGGGCGGGGGCGTTTGGCCGTCCGGGTGGGCGAACCCGACGAACTGGTCGACCCGGCCGTTGACGTAGAATCCGCCTTCTAGCCCCGGGAACTTCGCGAGGGCGCGCTCCGTTTCGGCCGCGAGGTTGCGATGGAGCGGGGCCGGCAAAGTTCGGTCAACGGTCGCGTCGTCGGGAATCTCGTCCAGAAACGGGCGTGCAGCCGCCGCCAGTTCGATCGCGGCCGTCCGAAGGTTGTCGCGGGCTTCCAGCTCCTTTTGGGGCAGCAGAAACGCGGCGACGCTGTTCAGCAACAGCACGACGAGAGAGCCGGCGAGCAGTAGCACGACCAAAATCAACTGCCAATGCGCGGCGAGCCGACGACCCATGCACTCGACCCTTCCCCGTCAATACGGAACGAACCGCAGCCAGGCGACGCCAACGAGCAACGTCACGAGGGTGACCGGCACGCCGACCCGGCAATAATCCATGAGGGAAATCGATATCCCTTCGCGCCGGGCGTTCTCGACGACGATCAGGTTGGCGACCGACCCCAGGACCGTCAGGTTCCCCGCCAGCGTACTCGACATCGCCAGGGCCAGCCACGCGCTCTCTTGCACTTCCGGCGGGAGCCCCGGGACCACCGAGCGGAACAACAGCACGGCCGGCACGTTTGACACCACGTTCGACAGGACCGCCGATACCACACTGAGGAGGTCGATCGGGTGAGCCCGGAGCGGACCCCACTCGGCCAGCCCCCATTGCTCGACAACGTGCTTGTCGAACGCCTGAACCACGACGAACAGGCCCGAGAACATGAGCAGCAAAGACCAGTCGATCTGCCCGTAAACCTTCTTCGGCTGCACCCGGTCGAGCAGCAGGAATGAGGCCGCCCCCAGCGCGACGAGGTGCATGGGGAGCCCGGCGAAAAACAGCCCGACGGCGATCACGGTGACCAGGCCACTCTTGACGAGGAGCCGGACATGGCGGTGGCCGCCCGGCGGCGTCGGCAGGTCCGCGGCGCCGTCGGTCTTCGGGGTGTTGCCACTGTCCGGGCGAAGGGCCGACCGGAAGATGAGGGCGACGAGAACGTAAGCGATCACCAGCCCCACGAGCGCGATCGGGGCGAGTTTGGCCGCGAACCGCAGGTAGCCGATGTGCGACAGGTGGCCGATGATCACGTTCTGGGGGTTGCCGGTCGGGGTCGCCGTCGACCCAATGTTGGACGCGAGGGCGAGGCCGATCAGGTGTGGCTTGGGGTCGAACCGCAGGTGCCGTGCGAGCTGGACGACGAGCGGTGTCAGGGCCAGGCAGACGATGTCGTTGACCAGAACGGCGGACAACAGCCCCGAGAGCGCGATGGTGGCCGCGAGCAGGCCGTGCGGTGTTGAGACCCGGTCGAGCGTGTGGACGGCCAGTCGCTCGAAGAAGCCGGCCCGCCGCAGGTAGGCGATCACGATCATCATTCCCAACAGCAACGCGATCGTCTCGAAGTCGATCGCCCGGACGGCTTCGTCGAACGTCAGGGCGCCCGCGACCACCATGCCCGTGGCCCCGACCAGGGCGAGCCCGGCCCGGTCGGTCCGCAACCCGGGTAGCCGCCCGATGGCGATGCCGGTGTAGGTCACGACGAAAATGACTAACGTCAACCAATAGATGGCGTTCTCGCCCATTTTGCAGCCTATCCTTTTAGCAGAAGTTGGTCCGATCGACCGGGGGCCAGACGCCCGGCACGGCGGTGTATCGACCCGTCGGGTCGACGGCGAACTCGATCGTTTGTTGGCCCACCTCGCCCGAAATATCCCGGGCCTGGGCAGCAACTGTGTGGGTGCCCTTCGTCCACTCCCCACCCGCGACATCGCCGCCCCACTCGTCGCGGACGAGCCAGTCGAGCCGGACCCACGGACCGTCGTCGATCCGCGCCTCGACCACTACCAGCGGGCGGGTCGACCAGACCCGTGTCCCGATTCGGACGCGACCGCGGACCACATGCGCGGGTCCGGTAGCCAGCATACGCGACCGCGGGTGGGTCACAAGCACGAGCGGTCCGGCGTCCGCGATCGACCGGTACGTCATGGCGAATTCGTCCCCGCGAAAGTGGGCCAATAAGAAGCCCGGCGGTCCGCCTTCCGGGTCGCCGATCGAGCGGACGGCCACGACCGCATTCCGCCCGTCGTTCGCGACCTGCCAGTAGTGCGTATGGCCGCAGACGATCGTGTGGATACGCCGCGTCTGAACGATTTCCCGCCACGCCTCTATGCCGGGCCCCGTGTAGTCTTCCCAAATCTGATACGGATAATTGTGCTGAAAAACCACGACCCGCTCACCCGCGCCGATGGCGGCGGCCACTTCGGCGCGGAACCAGTCGACTTGCCCCGGCGACAGGCCGGCGGGCTTCGCCTCCTGGGTGTCGAGTCGGACGAAGCGGAAGCCGCGGAACACGTGCGAGCCGTAAGGGTGGCCGACGTGCGTGCGATGGCCGAGCTTGTCCGGGTCGTCGTGCCGGTCGTGGTCGCCGACCAACGCGAACCACGGCACCCGGAGGCCGTCGGTCAGGCCGCGGAACAGCCGAAACTGCTCTGCGGTCGCGTCCTGAACGTTGTCGCCGATGAACTGCACGAAATCCGGGCGGATCCATTCGTTAACCTGGTCGATCACCCACTGGCCGACCCGGTGGTTCTCCAGGTCCGGTCGCGTCAGGTGCAGGTCGCCGGGGACGACGACTGTCACGGGCAAGGTGTGGTCTTCCACGGTAGTCTCCGTTGGAATGCGTAAGTCCGATCGCTCCGGTTACTGTACGGGCTCTAGCCCAACACCGGGGGCTTCCGTAGCCCGCGTCTTGACGGCTTTTGTCGGGAGCGATTCGGGTACCAGTGTGATCACGATGAGCGTGGCCACGCCCGCGATTCCGGCCAAAAGCCAGAACATGCCGCGGTAGCCGAGGTCGCCCACGAGCAACCCGGACACGGTCGGGCCGACCGCTGATCCGAACACAAGGGCCGACCCGACCAGAACCTGGGCTTCCCCCACCCGCCGGGAGTCGGCCAGCCGGTCGGTAACCCACGCGGCGGCGACGACCGCGAACAACCCCTGGCCCAACCCGTCCAATACCTGGATCGCCAACACCTGTTCCGGCGTCTGGGCCATGGCCAACAACGCCAGGCGGAGCCCCGCGGCCGCCCAACCGGCGACGAGCAGCGGCTTCCGGCCGAAGCGGTCGGCCAGCCGACCGGCGGGAAGGACGGTCAACATCCAGACCGGCATACTCACTACGAACGCGTACGCGAGGTACTGGTCCGCGGCCTCCAGATCGCTCTTGAGGAACAGGCCCAGGTAGACGCCCGCGGGCGCGTTGGCGACGTGAAACAAAACCATCGCCCCGATGAACGCCCAGAGGGCACCGTCGATCGGTCTTTTCTTGGTGCCCCCGTTTTCGACGATTGGTTCCGGGCGAGCGCGTCCGGTGGCGGGGCGGTGTTCGTGGATCAGAAGGGCCGTTACTACGGCCAGGGTCTGGATGATCGTCAGCGGGATGAGCAGAAACGCGATACCGAATCGGCCGCTCAGGAACGCCCCACCCAGCGCGACGAGTACGATCGCCACCGGCCGCCACAGGCGGAGCGTACCCAGTGCCGCCCCCACCCGACCCGGTTCCGCCAGCCGGGTTGCTTCAGCCCCGGCCATGCTCTCGATGGTCGCCCGGCAGGCCCCGTTCTCGGCGAACAACACGACCAGGAGGCCGAGCCAGATTGGGTCGTGAACCGTCTGCAGGAGCCCGGTGGCGAGAGCCAAAAGTGCCAGGGCGACGACGAGGATGAGCTTCCGCGAGTTGAGCCGGTCGGACCAGATGCCGACCGGATACTGGACGAGGCCGGCCAGCGCCGCCAGCGTGGACACCAGGCCGATGTCCCGGTCCGACATCCCTTCCTGGCGCAAGTAGAGAGGTAGATACGGCAGGGTGAAGCCGATCCCGGACATGCCGAGAAAGTACGCGCCGTACAGCCCGATTCGATTCCGCAGGTCCATCGCTCCCGTCTCCCGTTAAGCTTCACATGAGTCACACCCCGCCCGTACCGCCCGTTCAACCGGCGTTCGATTTCGCTTCTTTCGTCTCGGGCATGAAGCCGACGAAGAGGACCGCTGCCAGGGCCGCCACCCCCGCGAACACCCCAAAGGCCGCCCCGTAGCCCAGGTATTGCGTCAGGGCGCCGGTGCAGACGGGACCGATCACCCCACCGACGGCGAGAGCGGTGGCGATCACGCCCGAGAGGGCATTGAACCCGCCTTTGCCTTTCGTCAAGTCGGCACACATTGCGACCACGGCCACCCCGTAGATGCCGGCCCCGATCCCGTCGAGTGCCTGGAGCCAGACCAGTTGTTCCGGTGTGGCGGCGACGGCGTACAACGCGATGCGGACGGGGAGAACGATGAAGCCGATCGCGAACACGGGCTTGCGGCCCCAACTATCCACGAACTTCCCGGCCAAAAGCGCGACCGGAATCATCACCGCCTGGGCCACCAGGACCACGTAGGCCACCTGACGGTCCGTTCCGCCCAGTTCCTTCACATCCTGGGCGACCAGCGGCATGACCGGGGCGTTGGCCAGGTGAAACAGCGCGGTCGCCGCGAACAGCACCACGACGCGGCGGTCGTGGAAGAGGGCGCGAATCCCGCCCGACGGTTTGTCGCCGTCGCCGGCCGCGCGGGTCTCGTCGAGTTCGTCGGTGCGGATCAAAAAGACGGACGCCGAGGAGAGAACCGAGACGGCGAGAACCGCGTAAAAAACGGAAGTCACCCCGCCGATACTGACGAGCGCCAGGGCGACGAGCGCGGCGGCGAGGTTGCCGGCGTGGTTGAACCCTTGGTTCACGCCCATCATCCGCCCCAGGCCGGCGTGGCCGACCAGTCCCAGGGCGAGCGCCCCCAAGAGCGGAAGAAAGAACGCCTGGCCGCAACCCGAGACGAAGAGCAACGGGTCGACCCACGCGGCCGTCGCCGGGACGAGCGGGAGGATTCCGTAGCAAACGCCGAGCAGCACCGAGGCGACTGCCAGAAGCAACCGGCGGGACGGAATCCGGTCGGTCACAATTCCGGCAGGCGTCTGGGCGAGAAATACCCCCAAGCCGGCCGCCGCCGTGGCCAGTCCGATGGTCAGCGGCTGCCAGTTCTGCTCCTTCAAATACGTGGTGATGAAAGGCAGCGTCACGCCCGTGACTTCCGCCAGAAAGAAGTTGGCCAGGTTGATGCCCGCCCAACTCCGCCAGGACAGGCCGGACGAGGCGGGCGTGGGGGGCACCGGTGCCGATGGTTGAAGTGTCACCTCGGTCTTTAACACGGCTTGTCTCCCGAGAATGTCGCCGATCCCGCCACAGCGTCCGTGGTCGCGGGTTGACGAATAAGCAACCGTGATACCAACTTCTAACCGGCCGGAGAAAGAATCGCTCGCGTGCGGCTACACTGTCGGAAAGACAACGAGGAGAACGGCTAACGAAGAAAAGCGGGAGTGGCCGAACAATTGGCTTTCCGTGGGGCAGCGCACGCGGTCCGACGACATGGGCACCATTCCCCCGCCTGGGCACACGGCCCCCGCCGTTTGTCGCAAAGATCAAAGCCGTCTGAGAAGACTGGCCGGAAGTACGCTCCGTCACGATAACGTGGCGATGCGGTCCGTTTCGTCGCCAGAGGCTGTCGTGTCCGAAAAGTCATTGCTCGACCCCCG is drawn from Fimbriiglobus ruber and contains these coding sequences:
- a CDS encoding SLC13 family permease → MGENAIYWLTLVIFVVTYTGIAIGRLPGLRTDRAGLALVGATGMVVAGALTFDEAVRAIDFETIALLLGMMIVIAYLRRAGFFERLAVHTLDRVSTPHGLLAATIALSGLLSAVLVNDIVCLALTPLVVQLARHLRFDPKPHLIGLALASNIGSTATPTGNPQNVIIGHLSHIGYLRFAAKLAPIALVGLVIAYVLVALIFRSALRPDSGNTPKTDGAADLPTPPGGHRHVRLLVKSGLVTVIAVGLFFAGLPMHLVALGAASFLLLDRVQPKKVYGQIDWSLLLMFSGLFVVVQAFDKHVVEQWGLAEWGPLRAHPIDLLSVVSAVLSNVVSNVPAVLLFRSVVPGLPPEVQESAWLALAMSSTLAGNLTVLGSVANLIVVENARREGISISLMDYCRVGVPVTLVTLLVGVAWLRFVPY
- a CDS encoding metallophosphoesterase family protein encodes the protein MEDHTLPVTVVVPGDLHLTRPDLENHRVGQWVIDQVNEWIRPDFVQFIGDNVQDATAEQFRLFRGLTDGLRVPWFALVGDHDRHDDPDKLGHRTHVGHPYGSHVFRGFRFVRLDTQEAKPAGLSPGQVDWFRAEVAAAIGAGERVVVFQHNYPYQIWEDYTGPGIEAWREIVQTRRIHTIVCGHTHYWQVANDGRNAVVAVRSIGDPEGGPPGFLLAHFRGDEFAMTYRSIADAGPLVLVTHPRSRMLATGPAHVVRGRVRIGTRVWSTRPLVVVEARIDDGPWVRLDWLVRDEWGGDVAGGEWTKGTHTVAAQARDISGEVGQQTIEFAVDPTGRYTAVPGVWPPVDRTNFC
- a CDS encoding MFS transporter; translated protein: MDLRNRIGLYGAYFLGMSGIGFTLPYLPLYLRQEGMSDRDIGLVSTLAALAGLVQYPVGIWSDRLNSRKLILVVALALLALATGLLQTVHDPIWLGLLVVLFAENGACRATIESMAGAEATRLAEPGRVGAALGTLRLWRPVAIVLVALGGAFLSGRFGIAFLLIPLTIIQTLAVVTALLIHEHRPATGRARPEPIVENGGTKKRPIDGALWAFIGAMVLFHVANAPAGVYLGLFLKSDLEAADQYLAYAFVVSMPVWMLTVLPAGRLADRFGRKPLLVAGWAAAGLRLALLAMAQTPEQVLAIQVLDGLGQGLFAVVAAAWVTDRLADSRRVGEAQVLVGSALVFGSAVGPTVSGLLVGDLGYRGMFWLLAGIAGVATLIVITLVPESLPTKAVKTRATEAPGVGLEPVQ
- a CDS encoding MFS transporter, yielding MLKTEVTLQPSAPVPPTPASSGLSWRSWAGINLANFFLAEVTGVTLPFITTYLKEQNWQPLTIGLATAAAGLGVFLAQTPAGIVTDRIPSRRLLLAVASVLLGVCYGILPLVPATAAWVDPLLFVSGCGQAFFLPLLGALALGLVGHAGLGRMMGVNQGFNHAGNLAAALVALALVSIGGVTSVFYAVLAVSVLSSASVFLIRTDELDETRAAGDGDKPSGGIRALFHDRRVVVLFAATALFHLANAPVMPLVAQDVKELGGTDRQVAYVVLVAQAVMIPVALLAGKFVDSWGRKPVFAIGFIVLPVRIALYAVAATPEQLVWLQALDGIGAGIYGVAVVAMCADLTKGKGGFNALSGVIATALAVGGVIGPVCTGALTQYLGYGAAFGVFAGVAALAAVLFVGFMPETKEAKSNAG